One segment of Capnocytophaga sp. oral taxon 878 DNA contains the following:
- a CDS encoding recombinase: MKTYKSVYEIFETYKAVSGYEDIDFVFDIVNYFRQKSKDKKVPLTIGELLSELKHNEEHIAFFKEKLHSVFANKGKVILFTDAGLLNSVSFFKELRRRIGHQLVPDQPSQENIQYVLNQLFYKPSDVKWVQRIPLENWKELFDILAVETFYEDNELKSTSQEILLAIMILSQRMGGLALQTDVHRMVPEYAQLNSPFIALDDELNNLARILAKEERPYLYIQEYEQDYKQLNILAGQCEDFVNKADANAGKYGVTFSVNQTLLLIRQQVKRIRRLYNYLFIEKEVDKREKVIAFYLDMVKTNSKKNNVRKLINDSVYNITYEITNYTGKTGEHYITSTRSEYFKMLKTALWGGVIVAFMCLIKLYMSMQPDQSSFFRALNYSMNYAVGFVLIYLTGSTLATKQPAMTASTIAKTLENLNVNDGKDKMKYYHEFTALFTRLFRSQFIAFVGNVFGAFPISLLLVIGLSYLNGYNIATEKSLHLLKDLNIWHTPVFLHACIAGVFLFLSGIIAGNVASVNNFNNFYYRLSEHPFLKGFFGKVRMQRVASWMQRKWPSVVSNIWFGVFMGSAWAVGEFFGLPIDIRHITFASGNFAYGLYGMDFMISLENVMWCVLGIGIIGLGNFIVSFGLSLWIALRSREVPFSELRYLIRCVWNAFKARPSVFFFPGK; this comes from the coding sequence ATGAAGACATATAAATCGGTTTATGAAATCTTTGAGACTTATAAGGCGGTATCGGGATATGAAGATATTGACTTTGTATTTGATATAGTGAATTATTTCCGCCAAAAAAGTAAAGATAAAAAGGTACCACTTACTATTGGAGAATTACTTTCGGAGTTAAAGCACAATGAAGAGCATATTGCTTTTTTTAAGGAAAAGCTTCATAGTGTATTTGCTAATAAAGGGAAAGTGATTCTTTTTACAGATGCGGGGTTACTAAATAGTGTTTCTTTTTTTAAGGAACTGCGCAGGCGTATAGGGCATCAGTTGGTTCCGGATCAGCCTTCACAAGAGAATATTCAGTATGTGCTTAATCAGCTTTTTTATAAGCCTTCGGATGTGAAATGGGTACAGCGGATTCCTTTAGAGAATTGGAAGGAACTTTTTGATATTCTTGCTGTTGAGACTTTTTATGAGGATAATGAGTTAAAAAGTACCTCGCAGGAGATATTGTTGGCGATAATGATACTTTCACAACGTATGGGGGGGCTGGCTTTGCAAACGGATGTACACCGTATGGTGCCTGAATATGCGCAGTTAAACAGTCCTTTTATTGCTTTGGATGATGAATTAAATAACCTTGCTAGAATTCTTGCTAAGGAGGAAAGGCCTTACCTTTATATTCAGGAATATGAGCAAGATTATAAGCAACTGAATATTTTGGCTGGGCAATGTGAGGATTTTGTGAATAAGGCGGATGCTAATGCGGGTAAATATGGGGTTACTTTTAGTGTAAACCAAACGCTTTTGCTTATAAGGCAGCAGGTGAAACGCATTAGGCGGTTATACAACTATCTTTTTATAGAAAAAGAAGTGGATAAGCGGGAAAAAGTTATTGCTTTTTACTTAGATATGGTGAAAACCAACTCTAAAAAGAATAATGTACGCAAACTTATTAACGATAGTGTGTATAATATTACTTATGAAATTACTAATTATACTGGTAAAACGGGGGAACATTATATCACATCGACAAGGAGTGAGTATTTTAAGATGCTGAAAACAGCTTTATGGGGAGGGGTGATAGTGGCTTTTATGTGCCTCATAAAGCTTTATATGAGTATGCAGCCTGACCAAAGTAGTTTTTTTCGTGCTTTGAACTATAGTATGAACTATGCTGTGGGATTTGTACTTATTTACCTAACGGGCTCTACTTTGGCGACGAAACAGCCCGCTATGACGGCATCGACTATTGCAAAAACTTTGGAAAACCTGAATGTAAATGATGGTAAGGATAAGATGAAGTATTACCATGAGTTTACAGCCCTATTTACACGGCTTTTTAGGTCGCAATTCATAGCTTTTGTGGGGAATGTATTTGGGGCGTTTCCTATATCGTTATTATTGGTAATAGGGCTAAGTTATTTGAATGGTTATAATATTGCGACTGAGAAGAGTTTGCATCTGCTAAAAGACCTAAATATATGGCATACACCGGTATTTTTGCATGCTTGTATTGCTGGGGTATTTTTATTCCTTTCGGGTATAATAGCAGGTAATGTGGCAAGTGTGAATAACTTTAATAATTTTTATTACAGGCTTTCGGAGCACCCTTTTCTAAAAGGATTTTTTGGGAAAGTACGTATGCAGAGGGTAGCAAGCTGGATGCAGCGAAAATGGCCGAGTGTGGTATCGAATATATGGTTTGGTGTTTTTATGGGTAGTGCGTGGGCAGTAGGAGAATTTTTTGGTTTACCTATTGATATACGCCATATTACTTTTGCAAGTGGTAATTTTGCTTATGGCTTGTATGGTATGGATTTTATGATTAGTTTAGAGAATGTAATGTGGTGTGTATTAGGTATAGGAATTATAGGATTGGGTAATTTTATTGTAAGTTTTGGCCTTTCGTTATGGATAGCTTTGCGATCACGAGAGGTGCCATTTTCGGAGTTGCGCTATCTGATACGTTGTGTGTGGAATGCCTTTAAAGCTCGTCCGAGTGTATTTTTCTTTCCGGGGAAATAA